A region of the Prochlorococcus marinus XMU1402 genome:
CTTTTTTATTTCAACGAATCTTATTCAACTCTACAACCAGGTGATCTTTTATTTTTCGGAAATAAAGGGAAATGTGATCATATTGGAATCTACAAAGGAAATGGATTCTATTACCATAGCTCTGGAAGGGATTTCGGCAGAAATGGAATAGGATTAGATACCCTAAAACAGTCTAATGATAAAATCTCAAAGCATTATAAATCCAAACTAATTTCAGCAGGAAGAGTAACTAGAAGTTATAGATGGGACAGAACCATACGTTAGTAACTAAAGCCTGCCGTTAAATTTCAAATTAAATTTAAAATATTATTTATTCTTTTATTTAGGAATTAAGAATTAACCAGCAGTCCAAATATTTTTAATGATTGGCATTATGGTATCTAGATGTAATGTACCAACAAGTAACCAAGCAAAAACAGCTCCTCCACAGCCTCCTAACCAAAATCCACTTGTAAAATCAGCCCAACCAGCTCTCGTAAATAAGTCTTTTGGCGGATTATTAACAGTCGCATCTGGAGGTTGCACATTAGGTGATTTACCGGGTGCATTGTATAGAACTAAAAGTGCTGTCAAGATATGAACAGCTCCAATAGCAGCAAGAAGTCCAGCTGTTAAAGCAAATTCAGAATTCCTTAATGGGCCAGTCATAGTGAAAGGACCGTATAGAAGATATCCAAAAGCTGCTCCAGTTTCTAAACCTCTAAAATTAGGAGAAATACCTTCTCTGTAAAAAGGCAAATTATTTATAAAGGCTTTTGTAAAATAACCACTATTAACTGGAGTAGCTAAATTACCAACGCAAGGATCAGCAACTGTTTTTACTGCCCATTGTTCTGCAACACCAATATCATTTGGTTGTACAGAACTATCTATGTATTTCTCATCAAACTTAATTGAACTTGTTGATTCTGAGAATGATTTTTGAAAGTCGCTCATTTTTTTAATAGTTTTGTGTTTAATAATTTATTCAGTTGCTGTAATAAATCTTCCAATCAATACGATAAAAACAGCAGGCATTGCTATACCAATTAATGGAATAAAAATTGAAGGTAAAAGACTTGGTAAATCAGATGGCATAATTCTTTAAACATCTTTAAACACTTTAGTATTTATCTGCGAAATAGTGTTAATTTTATTACTGGATGATATAAAAATTATTAACTTTTTACATGTTAAATTTTTTCGTAATTGTACTTATTATTTTTATAGGAATATTACTTCTAGTTTTTAAAAAAAGAAACTTTAAAAAGTTAATTAGTAAAGGCAATCTATATTCTGTCAAATTAAACAAAAAAAATAAATTTCTTTCTAGTAAAAATAGTTTTTTGTACAATCATGAAGAAAAAAAGTACTCATTATTTTATAAAAATTCTCAAAGAAATAAAATGTTTAATCTTTTTCAGGGTAATACAAAAAATAAATTAAAAGCATTAAAAATTGCGGAAGAATTGAGTGATAAATCAACATTACCAATTTTGCGAAAAGGCTTAAGAGATATTTCTCCTGAAGTAGTAGAAATTTCAGCTTTATTAATAAGAAAGTTCAAGTAAAAAATTCAATTTTGATTGGTATTACTTATTGATCTAATTCTATAAATTGGACGACTTTGACTTTCATGGTATGTCCTAATTAATAGTTCGCTCAATAATCCAAAGCTAAATAATTGAACACCAGCAATTCCTAATATTAATGCGAACATTAGCAAGGGACGATTTCCAATATCCTCACCTATTAATTTTAAAACTATCAAATAAGAACTCATTAAAAGGCTAATAAAAATACTTATAATTCCAACAAAACCAAATCCATACATTGGTCTTGTTAAAAATTTAGTCATAAACCAAACAGTAAGTAAATCCATTAAAACTCTAAAAGTTCTATCAATTCCATATTTACTAGATCCATATTGCCTTCTTCTATGATTGACTTTTATTTCTTTGATTCTTGCACCTTCAATATTTGCTAAAACTGGTAGAAACCTGTGCAGTTCACCATACAACTTAATATCATCTATTATTTCTCTCTTAAAAGCTTTTAATGAGCATCCATAGTCATGCAATTTCAAACCTGTTACCAGAGCTATTAATTTATTCGCTATTTTTGATGGTATCTTTCTATTAATTAATTTGTCTTTCCTATTAAACCTCCACCCACAAATCAAATCATAGCCATTATTAATTTCAGAAATTAATTTAGGAATATCATTTGGATCATTCTGTAAATCACCATCCAAAGTAATGACGATATCCCCTTTAGAATTATCAAAGCCAGCTGACATTGCAGCAGTTTGCCCATAATTTTTGCGAAGGGAAATAACTGACAATTCTTTAATTTTTAGAGTTAGTTGTTTTAATACTTGCTGAGTATTATCTTTAGAACCATCATTTACAACAATCAATTCAAAATTAAATTTATAAAATGACATTACATTTATAACTTCATCCAATAAAAGGGCAATACTCTCACTTTCATTGAAAACAGGGACGATAATAGAAATTAATTGTTTTATATCTGACATTTATATTTAATAATAACTATATAATTTTAACTTAATTTAGAACACTAAAATTAAACAAAAAAAAATCACCACAAACGTGGTGATTTAAATTATTTAAGGAAAATTTAACCAAACTTACCTGAGGTTGATGCGATAACAAATGCACCAAACGTAAGTATATTTCCAATCGTGAAATGTGCTAGTCCAACTAGTCTAGCTTGAACGATTGAAAGTGCAACTGGCTTATCTCTCCAACCAACAAGATTAGCTATAGGAGTACGCTGATGTGCCCAAACTAATGTTTCAATTAATTCTTGCCAGTAACCACGCCATGATATTAGGAACATGAAACCAGTAGCCCAAACTAAGTGACCGAATAGGAACATCCAAGCCCAAGGAGATAAAGAATTTACTCCAAATGGATTGTATCCATTAATAAGTTGAGCAGAGTTTAACCAGAGATAATCTCTGAACCAACCCATTAGATAAGTCCCTGATTCATTAAATTGAGCTACATTACCCTGCCAAATTGCTAGGTGTTTCCAATGCCAGTAGAAAGTGACCCATGCTAGTAAATTCAAGGCCCAGAACATTGCTAAGTACATAGCGTCCCAAGATGAACTATCGCAAGTACCTCCACGTCCAGGTCCATCGCAAGGGAAAGCGTAACCTAAATCCTTCTTATCAGGAATTAATTTTGTTCCTCTAGCGTCAAGTGCACCTTTGATAAGGATTAATGCAGTTGTATGAAGTCCTAAAGCAATAGCATGGTGAACTAAGAAATCTGCAGGACCAATAGGTAAGAAAGCACTTAATGCATCTTGTCTATTAATAAGATCCATCCAGTAATGATTACCTGGCAATGAATTAGCTGCGAGACTTGCTGAACTTGTAGGATCAGATAATAAAGCATTAAATCCATACATCATCTTACCCTGAGCAGCTTGAACGAATTGAGCAAATACTGGCTCAATTAGAATTTGCTTTTCAGGATTACCAAAAGCTACAACGACATCGTTATGAACATAAATTCCAAGAGTATGAAATCCTAACAACATGGTTACCCAGCTAAGGTGACTTATCAAAGCTTCCTTTGTTCCAAGAACTCTTGCTAAAACATTATCTTTGTTTAATTCGGGGTCATAATCTCTTACAAAGAAAATGGCTCCGTGTGCGAATGCACCAACCATCAAGAACATTGCAATGTACTGATGATGACTATATAAAGCAGATTGTGTAGTGTAGTCCCTTGCAATAAAAGCGTAAGAAGGAAGTGCACCCATATGTTGCGCTACAAGTGAAGTTGCTACGCCAAGTGATGCTAATGCTAATCCAAGTTGGAAATGCAATGAATTATTTACAGTTTCATATATTCCATCATGATTTATTCCGAAACTACCTTTATGCGGATCATTAGGATGTCTTGTATTATGAGCTTCTGTAATTTCTTTGAGGCTATGACCAATACCAAAGGTATTTCTATACATATGACCTGCAATTACAAAAACTGTTCCAATCGCAATATGATGGTGCGCAATATCAGTAAGCCATAATGCTTCACTTTGAGGATGAAGACCACCTAAGAAGGTAAAGATTGCAGTACCAGCTCCCTCAGCTGTTCCAAATACTTGATCTAGAGAATCAGGATTCTGAGCATATGCTCCCCAGTTTAAGGTAAAGAAAGGAGCTAATCCTGCAGGGTGTGGAAGCACAGTTAACCAGTTATCCCAACCTACATGTTGTCCTCTTGATTCAGGTATAGCAACATGAACTAAATGACCTGTCCAAGCGATACTACTAAATCCAAATAAGACAGCTAAATGATGGTTTAATCTTGACTCTGCATTTTTAAACCAAGCTAGAGAAGGTCTGAATTTTGGCTGTAAGTGTAACCAACCTGCAAATAGAGTCCAACAAGCCAAAATACTCATAAAAATTGAAGCTTGAAAGAGTTGCTCATTAGTTCTCATTCCAATTGTGTACCACCAATGGTAGAGACCTGAGTAAGCTATGTTTACTGGACCACTAGCTCCAGCTTGTGTCATTGCTTCTGTGATTCCAGATCCAAAATGTGGATCCCAAATAGCATGAGCAATAGGACGAACGTGGGTCGGATCAAGTACAAATTGCTCGAAGTTACCTTGCCAAGCAATATGAAATAAGTTACCAGCTACCCAGAGGGCGATTATTGCTAAATGACCAAAATGTGTGGAGAAAAGCTTCTGATAAAGCTTTTCTTCGGTCATACCATCATGACTTTCGAAGTCGTGAGCGGTAGCTATTCCGTACCATATTCGTCTGGTTGTAGGGTCCTGAGCTAGACCCTGGTTAAATGATGGAAATTTTGTTGCCATTGAATTAAAAAGGTGAAGTTCAGGTAATTAGCCCAAGCCGAAAAGGCGAGCATGGAAGAAAGCCCATGTGGTAGCAATACCACCGACAAGGAAGTGTGTTACACCTACTGCTCTACCCTGAGTGATAGATAAAGCTCTTGGTTGAATAGTTGGGGCAACTTTAAGTTTGTTATGTGCCCAAACAATTGATTCAAATAATTCTTGCCAATATCCCCGTCCACTAAAGAGGAACATTAAACTAAATGCCCATATGAAGTGAGCTCCTAAGAACATCAAACCGTACATGCTTATGGATTGGCCATAACTTGTTAAAACTTGAGAAGCTTGCGCCCAGAGGAAATCTCTTAACCAACCATTAATAGTAATGGAACTTTGTGCGAAATTACCACCGGTAAGTCCCCAAACATCACTCTGCATTTTCCAAGAGAAGTGGAAAATAACTATTGATAAACAATTGTACATCCAGAAAAGAGCCAAGAACACGTGGTCCCATGAAGAAACTTGACATGTACCACCTCTTCCAGGTCCATCACAAGGGAATCTAAATCCTAAAGAGGCTTTATCAGGGATCAACCTAGAACTTCTAGCGTAAAGTACTCCTTTGAGAAGTATTAAAACAGTTACGTGAATTTGGAAAGCATGAATATGATGAATCATTAAATCAGCTGTACCTAATGGAATAGGAGCTATAGCAACCTTTCCACCAACCTCTACTAAACTTCCATTAAAAACTTCACTTAAAGCTTTGTGAGGTAAAGCTTCTGCAGTACCTGCTAAAAGCGAAGTTCCAACAGCAGATGCTTGAATACTCTGTACCCATTGAGCAAAAATTGGCTGAAGTTGAATTGCAGAATCACTAAACATATCTTGGGGTCTACCCAAAGCTCTCATAGTATCGTTGTGAATATAGAGTCCAAAACTATGGAATCCTAACCACATACATACCCAGTTCAAGTGACTAATTAATGCGTCTCTTGCTTTAAGTATTCTGTCTAATACATTATCAATATGTTTAGCTGGATCGTAATCTCTAACCATCGCAATACCAGCATGCGCTCCCGCACCTACTATGAATAATCCACCTATCCACATGTGATGAGTAAATAATCCAAGAACTGTCATATAGTCAGTAGCTATATATGGATATGGAGGCATCGCATACATGTGATGAGATACAAGTATGCTTATTGATCCGAGCATTGCTAGGTTTACCGCAAGCTGGGCATGTCTACTTTCTGCCATGAACTCAAAAAGACCTTGATGACCTTTAGGAGCAGGGAATAATATTGGGTCTCCTTGCTGTGAATCTAATATTTCTTTCATACTATGACCAATACCGTAATTGGTTCTATACATATGACCACCAATAATTGCTATTACACCAAAAGCTAAATGATGATGTGAAACATCAGTCATCCATAAGCTTCCTGTCACTGGGTTAAGTCCACCTTTGAAAGTAAGGAAGTCTGAAAAAGCTAACCAGTTTAAACTAAAGAAATTACCTGTTCCACTTGCTAATCCTGGAAATATCTGACCGATAATTTGTGGATCACAAAGTTGATGCGGCATAGGCATATCTGCAATAGTTGCTATTTCTTTACCATTGATGACTAAAGGAGAGCCTGCATCAATTGCATCTAATAGAGCTGCAGTAGGAGCTCCGATATGAATACAATGACCAGCCCATGCTAAAGATCCTAGTCCTACTAAACCAGCTATGTGGTGGTTAAGCATAGACTCAATATCTTGAAACCACTCCATTTTTGGAGCTGCTTTGTGATAATGAAAAATTCCGGCATGAAGCATAAGTGCAGCCATTACTACAGCACCTATTGCTAAAGCCATAAGTTCACTCTCGTTAGTAATTCCCCATGCACGCCACATGTGAAATATTCCTGAACTGATTTGAATACCGTTGTAGTTAGCACCAAGGTCAGCATTTAGCATTTCTTGACCAACAATTGCCCATACTTGTTGAGCTCCTGGTTTGACATGAGTTGGATCAGCTAACCAACCTGAATAATTAGAAAATCTTGCTCCATGGAAAAATGCAGCACTCATCCATATAAAAATGACTGCAAGATGTCCAAAATGGGCTGAAAAGATTTTTCTTGTTGCTTCTTCAGCATCGCCTGTATGCACATCGAAATCATGTGCGTCAGCATGCAAATTCCAGATCCAAGTTGTAGTTTTTGGACCTTTAGATAATTTAGTTGACCAGAAACCTGGCTTATCTAATTTGGCAAAATCAATAGGTCTTGGATCGGCCTTAACAGGATCCTCCAAAACTTTTTTGTTTTTTTCTCCACTTTCTGGTGGGCTGATGGTCATCTAGCACCTCGAAAATAATTGACATTAAAGCCGATTGATCGGATCTTGAACTTATTTCTAATGATAATGTTCAAGAAAACGAATCATTCTGAACTTTAGATATTCGTTTCAAAAATAATAAGGCAAAGATTCTTTCGTTATGCATTAACGTAACAAATGTTCTAATGATTGTTACTATATGAATATTTTGTTAAATTCTAGTCTATGACTAAATTATGAGTATTTTTACTTAAATTTTATATAAATTTCTTAAATTTTTTTTTATATTTCAAAGAGAATTTTTTAAATCCAGCGACAAGATATAATTTCAACGTAACTATCAATAGTTTCTGATTTGAAAGGAATTGCTATAGGTCTATCTAATAATTCAAAAGAAATTTTAAAAAGGCTTAAAAAAACCGAATTTGTCGAAGAGATATATATTGCAGGTTCTTCAAAAGATGATGGAGAGGAAAATGAACTTATTCAAGTACATAAACCGCGAGAAATATTACTTAAACAATGGCCTGAGTTAGATTTAATAATTTTTATAGGTTCAATTGCTGCATCAATACGCATAATAAATTCTTTTTTAACCTCTAAAGATCAAGATCCAGGTGTAATCGTTATAGATAAAAAATGTTCCAAAATAGTTCCTTTAATTGGCTTACATCAGTCAAATACGCAAAATATTGCATATCAAATTTCTAATTTACTTGGTGGCGAAATTATAGAAACTAATAATTCCAATGATCAAAGCTTCTTAAATCTTGATTCATTTGGAAATCAATGGGGTTGGAAAAGATCTGGCAACATAAAAGATTGGTCAAAACTAGTAATTAAACAATCTAAGAACGAAGAAATATTTTGCAAACAATTATCTGGTAATAGCTTATGGAAAACTTCAGAATCAGGTGAGATTATTAATCAAATTAATAAAAAAGAAATTGAAAAACCAGATTCAACATTTCATGTGAGTATATTCGAAAATAATAAAAGAAATTGGCATCCTCCCGTATTATGGATTGGCATTGGATGTGAAAGAAATACAAGTAAAGAATTAATATCAAATTCTTTAAA
Encoded here:
- a CDS encoding photosystem I reaction center protein subunit XI, which translates into the protein MSDFQKSFSESTSSIKFDEKYIDSSVQPNDIGVAEQWAVKTVADPCVGNLATPVNSGYFTKAFINNLPFYREGISPNFRGLETGAAFGYLLYGPFTMTGPLRNSEFALTAGLLAAIGAVHILTALLVLYNAPGKSPNVQPPDATVNNPPKDLFTRAGWADFTSGFWLGGCGGAVFAWLLVGTLHLDTIMPIIKNIWTAG
- a CDS encoding photosystem I reaction center subunit VIII, producing the protein MPSDLPSLLPSIFIPLIGIAMPAVFIVLIGRFITATE
- the psaA gene encoding photosystem I core protein PsaA, with amino-acid sequence MTISPPESGEKNKKVLEDPVKADPRPIDFAKLDKPGFWSTKLSKGPKTTTWIWNLHADAHDFDVHTGDAEEATRKIFSAHFGHLAVIFIWMSAAFFHGARFSNYSGWLADPTHVKPGAQQVWAIVGQEMLNADLGANYNGIQISSGIFHMWRAWGITNESELMALAIGAVVMAALMLHAGIFHYHKAAPKMEWFQDIESMLNHHIAGLVGLGSLAWAGHCIHIGAPTAALLDAIDAGSPLVINGKEIATIADMPMPHQLCDPQIIGQIFPGLASGTGNFFSLNWLAFSDFLTFKGGLNPVTGSLWMTDVSHHHLAFGVIAIIGGHMYRTNYGIGHSMKEILDSQQGDPILFPAPKGHQGLFEFMAESRHAQLAVNLAMLGSISILVSHHMYAMPPYPYIATDYMTVLGLFTHHMWIGGLFIVGAGAHAGIAMVRDYDPAKHIDNVLDRILKARDALISHLNWVCMWLGFHSFGLYIHNDTMRALGRPQDMFSDSAIQLQPIFAQWVQSIQASAVGTSLLAGTAEALPHKALSEVFNGSLVEVGGKVAIAPIPLGTADLMIHHIHAFQIHVTVLILLKGVLYARSSRLIPDKASLGFRFPCDGPGRGGTCQVSSWDHVFLALFWMYNCLSIVIFHFSWKMQSDVWGLTGGNFAQSSITINGWLRDFLWAQASQVLTSYGQSISMYGLMFLGAHFIWAFSLMFLFSGRGYWQELFESIVWAHNKLKVAPTIQPRALSITQGRAVGVTHFLVGGIATTWAFFHARLFGLG
- a CDS encoding glycosyltransferase family 2 protein, whose protein sequence is MSDIKQLISIIVPVFNESESIALLLDEVINVMSFYKFNFELIVVNDGSKDNTQQVLKQLTLKIKELSVISLRKNYGQTAAMSAGFDNSKGDIVITLDGDLQNDPNDIPKLISEINNGYDLICGWRFNRKDKLINRKIPSKIANKLIALVTGLKLHDYGCSLKAFKREIIDDIKLYGELHRFLPVLANIEGARIKEIKVNHRRRQYGSSKYGIDRTFRVLMDLLTVWFMTKFLTRPMYGFGFVGIISIFISLLMSSYLIVLKLIGEDIGNRPLLMFALILGIAGVQLFSFGLLSELLIRTYHESQSRPIYRIRSISNTNQN
- the psaB gene encoding photosystem I core protein PsaB, with protein sequence MATKFPSFNQGLAQDPTTRRIWYGIATAHDFESHDGMTEEKLYQKLFSTHFGHLAIIALWVAGNLFHIAWQGNFEQFVLDPTHVRPIAHAIWDPHFGSGITEAMTQAGASGPVNIAYSGLYHWWYTIGMRTNEQLFQASIFMSILACWTLFAGWLHLQPKFRPSLAWFKNAESRLNHHLAVLFGFSSIAWTGHLVHVAIPESRGQHVGWDNWLTVLPHPAGLAPFFTLNWGAYAQNPDSLDQVFGTAEGAGTAIFTFLGGLHPQSEALWLTDIAHHHIAIGTVFVIAGHMYRNTFGIGHSLKEITEAHNTRHPNDPHKGSFGINHDGIYETVNNSLHFQLGLALASLGVATSLVAQHMGALPSYAFIARDYTTQSALYSHHQYIAMFLMVGAFAHGAIFFVRDYDPELNKDNVLARVLGTKEALISHLSWVTMLLGFHTLGIYVHNDVVVAFGNPEKQILIEPVFAQFVQAAQGKMMYGFNALLSDPTSSASLAANSLPGNHYWMDLINRQDALSAFLPIGPADFLVHHAIALGLHTTALILIKGALDARGTKLIPDKKDLGYAFPCDGPGRGGTCDSSSWDAMYLAMFWALNLLAWVTFYWHWKHLAIWQGNVAQFNESGTYLMGWFRDYLWLNSAQLINGYNPFGVNSLSPWAWMFLFGHLVWATGFMFLISWRGYWQELIETLVWAHQRTPIANLVGWRDKPVALSIVQARLVGLAHFTIGNILTFGAFVIASTSGKFG